In the Burkholderia multivorans ATCC BAA-247 genome, GTGACCAACTCCACGCTCGAGATCGCCGTCGAAGGTCCCGTGTTCGCGATCCACCAGAGCGACGAAACGCTCGCGAAGATGGACGACTGGAACAAGTCGACGCACGGCCGCTCGGGTCTGATCGACCGCGTGCGCGCATCGACCGTGACCGAAGCGGAGGCCGCCGCGCAGCTGCAGGCCTTCCTCGCGCAATACGTGCCGCCCGGCAAGTCGCCGATGTGCGGCAACTCGATCTGCCAGGACCGCCGCTTCATGGCGCGCTGGATGCCGGAGCTCGAGCGCTTCTTCCACTACCGGAACCTCGACGTCAGCACACTCAAGGAGCTCTGCCGCCGCTGGCAGCCGGCGATCTACAAGGGGTTCCAGAAGCGTGCGATGCATACGGCGCTGGCCGACATCCACGAATCGATCGACGAGCTCAAGTACTATCGCCAGCACTTCCTGATTCCGGCGGCTTCCGCAGCCTCCGCAGCCGCATCGGCGGGCGAGTCGGCGCCGGCCGCCTGAGCGGCCCGGCACGCGCTCAGCGCGGCGCGCGCTGCGCGCTTTTCGGCCGAAACGCCGCGACCACCGCGGCGTCGGTCTCGATGTACGGCCCGCCGATCAGGTCGATGCAGTAGGGCACCGCGGCAAAGATGCCGGGCACGGTCGACTTGCCGTCGGCATCGCGCAGCCCTTCGAGCGTTTCGCGGATCGACTTCGGCTGCCCCGGCAGGTTGATGATCAGCGCCGCGTGGTCGGCCGTTTCGCGGATCACCGCGACCTGCCGCGACAGGATCGCGGTCGGCACGAAGTTCAGGCTGATCTGCCGCATCTGTTCGCCGAATCCCGGCATTTCCTTCGTGGCCACCGCCAGCGTCGCCTCGGGCGTCACGTCGCGACGCGCGGGGCCCGTGCCGCCCGTCGTCAACACGAGATCGCAGCGCGCGACGTCGACGAGCTCGACGAGCGTCGCGGAGATCGTCGCCGTGTCGTCCTGGATCAGCCGCGTGTGCGCGCGCCACGGCGAGGTCAGCGCGGTGCCGAGCCATGCCTGCAGCGCCGGAATGCCCTGGTCTTCGTAGACGCCGGTGCTGGCGCGGTCGCTGATCGACACGAGGCCGACCACGAGCTCGTCGGGATGATTACGCTGCGTCGTCATCGTCGTCTCCGGCTTCGTCGGACGCCGTATCGTCGGTGTTGGGCGTGCCGCTCGCGGTCTTGATCCACTGGAACAGCTCGCGGAAGTAGCGCGGCGGCTTGCCGAGCTGCGCTTCCTTGCGCGCGTTGCGGATCAGCGTGCGGCCTTCCTGCACGTCGGCGTCCGGATACTGGCGAATGAATTCGGTCAGCGCCGCGTCGTCGGCGAGCAGCCGCTCGCGCGTGCGCTCGATCCAGTGCAGCCGCGCGGTCGCGGCCTTGTTCACGCCGCGCTGCGCGTCGAGTGCGGTGCGCAGCGCAGCCGTTTCGTCGTCGGTCAGCGAGCGCATCACGCGGCCGACGTATTGCAGCTGGCGGCGCTTGCCTTCGTGGTCGGTGATCCGGCGTGCCTCGAACACGGCCTCCGCGAGATCGTCGGGCATCGGCATGCGCTTGAGCGCGTCTTTCGGCAGGTCGACGAGCGCCTGGCCAAGTTCCTGCAGCGCGTGCATTTCGCGCTTCAACTGGGATTTGCTGGGGCGATCGTAGCCGTTGTCGACGTCGTCGTCGGCATGCTCGATCGGCTGGATTCGGGTTTTGCGGTTCATGGGCGGCATTGTATCGCGGCGCGCATGCGCCCAGCTTGTCGGTATCCGGCCGCGGACCTTGCTATGATCGCGGGATACGCAACATTTTGACCATGCGGGCGGCCTGCCCGCCACCGGATATCACGACGATGGCAGCCAATCTCGACGTACAAGCGCGCTATTTCCCGCACACGCAGGATCAGCTCAAAGAAATCGCCTCGGACATTCTTCGCCATGCGAAGGCGCTCGGCGCGACGGACGCGGCGACCGAAATCTCCGAAGGCGACGGCCTGTCCGTCTCGGTGCGCCGCGGCGAGGTCGAGACGATCGAGCACAATCGCGACAAGATGGTCGGCGTGACGGTGTTCATCGGCAAGAAGCGCGGCAACGCGAGCACGTCCGATTTCTCGCCGGCCGCCATCAAGGATACGGTCGCAGCGGCCTACAACATCGCGCGCTTCACGGCCGAGGACGACGCGGCCGGCCTCGCCGAAGCCGAACTGCTCGAGACCGATCCGCGCGATCTCGATCTCTATCACCCGTGGGCGCTGTCGGCCGACGAAGCCGTCGACATCGCGCGCCGCGCGGAAGACGCCGCGTTCGCGGTCAGCCCGCAGATCCGCAATTCGGAAGGCGCGAGCGTGTCCGCGCAGCATTCGCAGTTCGTGCTCGCCACGTCGCGCGGCTTCCTCGGCGGCTATCCGTACTCGCGTCACTACATCGCGTGCGCGCCGATCGCGGGCAGCGGCCGTCACATGCAGCGCGACGACTGGTACACGTCGAAGCGCAGCGCGGCCGATCTCGCCGCGCCGGAAGCGGTGGGCCGCTATGCCGCGGAGCGTGCGCTCGCGCGCATGGGCGCGCGTCGCCTCGACACGCGCAAGGTGCCCGTGCTGTTCGAAGCACCGCTCGCGGCCGGTCTGCTCGGCGCGTTCGTGCAGGCAGTGAGCGGCGGCGCGCTGTACCGGAAGACGTCGTTCCTCGTCGACAGCCTCGGCAAGCCGGTGTTCGCGCCGCACGTGCAGATCGTCGAGGATCCACACGTGCCGCGCGCGATGGGTAGCGCGCCGTTCGACGAAGAGGGCGTGCGCACGCGCTCGCGCAGCGTCGTGAAGGACGGCGTCGTCGAAGGCTATTTCCTGTCGACGTATTCGGCGCGCAAGCTCGGCACGCAGACCACCGGCAACGCCGGCGGCTCGCACAACCTCGCTTTGCGCAGCTCGAACACGCAGCCGGGCGACGATTTCGACGCAATGCTGAAGAAGCTCGGCACGGGCCTGCTGCTGACCGAACTGATGGGGCAGGGCGTGAACTACGTGACCGGCGATTATTCGCGCGGCGCGGCGGGCTTCTGGGTCGAGAACGGCGTGATCCAGTATCCGGTCGAGGAGATTACCGTCGCAAGCACGCTGCAGGAAATGTTCCGGCACATCGTCGCGATCGGCGCGGATTCGATCGTGCGCGGCACGAAGGAAACCGGCTCGGTGCTGATCGAGCAGATGACGATCGCCGGCCAGTAAGCACGGCACTGCGCCGCGTCGGCGGCGCGCTTGGACGAAAAAAAACCGATCGGCGCGAGCCGGTCGTTTTTTTTTCATGGGGCGGTACGTATCAGCCGCGCTTGCGTGCGTAGACGACGAATGCGTAACCGAACGTGTTCGGCGCGGCAGCCTGATGCGCATCGCGCGACACTTCCTGCCACTGTGCGGGATCGGGCGCCGGAAACGATGCGTCGCCTTCGAAGTCGGCATCGATCTCGGTGACGATCAGCTTATCCGCCTGGGCGAGGCCTTCCGCATACAGTTGCGCGCCGCCGATCAGGAATGCTTCCGCGGCACCGTCGCGCGCGGCGAGCGCGAGCGCATCGGCAAGCGACGTGACGGTGTCGCAGCCGTCGAAGCGGCGCGACGCGTCGCGCGTGACGACGATGTTGCGGCGGCCCGGCAGCGGACGGCCGATCGACTCGTGCGTCTTGCGCCCCATCACGATCGGCGCGCCCATCGTCGTGCGCTTGAAGAACGCGAGGTCTTCAGGAAGTTTCCAGGGCAGCTGGTTGTCGCGGCCGATGATGCCGTTGCGGGCGCGCGCGACGATCAAGGTCAACGTCGTCATGAAGGTCGGAGAGAGGAAGAACCGGAATGGCGCCGATTCTACCGGAACGGGCGCGCCTCCTCGCGGCGCGCTGCGCCTGCGTGCAGACAAAAAAATGCCCGCCGGGGGACGGGCTCGAAACCGTTGCATCGCACGAGGTGGCGATGTCGATCGATCGTGTTGCCGATACCGTACAGACGATCGATACGCGATCCTGATCGACTGTCGTGCGATCGGCGCGGACGTTTCATTGATGCACGTTGGTTTCCGCGCCTTCGTGCATCGCGTGCTGGACATCGGACGGCTGCGGCGCGGGCAGCGGCGTCGGCAACGGCGCGGGCGGCCCGATTTCATCCCAAAGCGTCACCGACATCTTGCCGGCCGGCACCGGCCGCGGCGCCGACACCGCGATGATCCCCGCGCCTTCGTGCGTCCGCATGCCGGGCGCCGCGTCGCGTAGCCAGGTGTCGCGTGCGGCGCGCGCGCTTTCGTCTGCGTGCGCGGGTGCGAACGCATACGCGGCGGCAATCGCGAGCGGAATGAAAGAATGTAAAAGGCGTTTTTGCATGGCCGCTCTCCCTGTTATTCGCTATTCAGCGAAATGCATGCCATCGCGGCGAGAGCGTTGTCGCGACGGGCATGCGCGTACGCGTGTCGCGAACGACGCGGGAAGAAGCGCAAAAAATGTTTCAGTCGTGAAACGACAGGGCTCCGGAATACTGCGGATTCAATCGCTGCGCATCCGGGACGACAATCGGCGCGTGTGTCGATGTCGAACGCTTCGCTGCGCCCGCGCTATGTGCAGATGATTGATCGATCGAAATCCTGAGCAGTCGGCCGGATCGACACATGCGCCGACACGGCTTCATGTCGTTCGACGGCTGTCACGGAGACCATCCGACAACAACAATCTGGACGCCAGACAAGCGCCATTATGCGAGGCCTGCTGTTGCCGCGCATCGGGCCGGGCCCGATTCGAATTTTTCGCACGTGACGTGCGTGCGCGGCAATCGTTACACGGTGGACGAACGGGGTGAGCATATGGGAGCCGAGCAGCGGCATGTGATCTATTATTCGCGCGAGCCGGACGACGCATTGCGCGGCCATTTCGACGACTGCGGCTGGCGCGTCGATCTCGCGGAGACCGTACGCGACGTACGGCGCGTCGTGCAGCAGGGCGTCGCCACCGCGGGATTCCTCGATTTCTCGCCAGGCTTCAAGCCCGCGGAGCTGCGCGAGCTGGAGTCGTGCCTGAGCATCCAGCACGTCGGCTGGATCGCGGCAACGTGTCGCGGCCAGTTGCAGGACCCGATGCTGCGGCATGTGATCCGCGATTACTGTTTCGACTATGTGACGATGCCGTACGAGACAGCGCGCATCGTGGAAACGGTCGGGCATGCGCACGGCATGATTGCACTGAGCGATCCGGTCGCGTCCGGCGGGCGCGGCGAAGGCGAGATGGTCGGCACGTGCGACGCGATGCTCGCGTTGTTCAAGACGATCCGGCGCGTCGCGATGACCGACGCGCCGGTTTTCATTTCCGGCGAATCGGGTACCGGCAAGGAGCTCAC is a window encoding:
- the mog gene encoding molybdopterin adenylyltransferase, whose amino-acid sequence is MTTQRNHPDELVVGLVSISDRASTGVYEDQGIPALQAWLGTALTSPWRAHTRLIQDDTATISATLVELVDVARCDLVLTTGGTGPARRDVTPEATLAVATKEMPGFGEQMRQISLNFVPTAILSRQVAVIRETADHAALIINLPGQPKSIRETLEGLRDADGKSTVPGIFAAVPYCIDLIGGPYIETDAAVVAAFRPKSAQRAPR
- a CDS encoding dihydrofolate reductase, with the protein product MTTLTLIVARARNGIIGRDNQLPWKLPEDLAFFKRTTMGAPIVMGRKTHESIGRPLPGRRNIVVTRDASRRFDGCDTVTSLADALALAARDGAAEAFLIGGAQLYAEGLAQADKLIVTEIDADFEGDASFPAPDPAQWQEVSRDAHQAAAPNTFGYAFVVYARKRG
- the yjgA gene encoding ribosome biogenesis factor YjgA; the protein is MNRKTRIQPIEHADDDVDNGYDRPSKSQLKREMHALQELGQALVDLPKDALKRMPMPDDLAEAVFEARRITDHEGKRRQLQYVGRVMRSLTDDETAALRTALDAQRGVNKAATARLHWIERTRERLLADDAALTEFIRQYPDADVQEGRTLIRNARKEAQLGKPPRYFRELFQWIKTASGTPNTDDTASDEAGDDDDDAA
- the pmbA gene encoding metalloprotease PmbA → MAANLDVQARYFPHTQDQLKEIASDILRHAKALGATDAATEISEGDGLSVSVRRGEVETIEHNRDKMVGVTVFIGKKRGNASTSDFSPAAIKDTVAAAYNIARFTAEDDAAGLAEAELLETDPRDLDLYHPWALSADEAVDIARRAEDAAFAVSPQIRNSEGASVSAQHSQFVLATSRGFLGGYPYSRHYIACAPIAGSGRHMQRDDWYTSKRSAADLAAPEAVGRYAAERALARMGARRLDTRKVPVLFEAPLAAGLLGAFVQAVSGGALYRKTSFLVDSLGKPVFAPHVQIVEDPHVPRAMGSAPFDEEGVRTRSRSVVKDGVVEGYFLSTYSARKLGTQTTGNAGGSHNLALRSSNTQPGDDFDAMLKKLGTGLLLTELMGQGVNYVTGDYSRGAAGFWVENGVIQYPVEEITVASTLQEMFRHIVAIGADSIVRGTKETGSVLIEQMTIAGQ
- the orn gene encoding oligoribonuclease; this translates as MTDTAASASQPALVRNELNLVWLDMEMTGLDPDNDRIIEIAVVVTNSTLEIAVEGPVFAIHQSDETLAKMDDWNKSTHGRSGLIDRVRASTVTEAEAAAQLQAFLAQYVPPGKSPMCGNSICQDRRFMARWMPELERFFHYRNLDVSTLKELCRRWQPAIYKGFQKRAMHTALADIHESIDELKYYRQHFLIPAASAASAAASAGESAPAA